From Juglans regia cultivar Chandler chromosome 9, Walnut 2.0, whole genome shotgun sequence:
TGAGTTGGAATCCTCTCTGTTTCAAATTCCCCCCCAGAAGTATTTTCTTCATCCATTTTGGAGCCTTCCACCATCATTGACTGAAAGTACATCTGGCAAGCAAACGTACaagcataaaaaaatcaatgtgGTTGAcataaaacacacacacaagcacacTTCATTAAAGCAGAATGCAGAAATACCTCAGGTTTTGCCCACAACAGGGCTTGAGGTTCATGCATCTGCAGTTCAGCTTctgatatataaaaatgatgtttcTCCTCAGAACTGGTCTTTGCTTTTGTAAATATATCCCCGGCTTCAGGATAAATGCTATTTCCCTTCCTCacttctttaaaatatattctagTGCCGTCTGAATTTTGATTCTCACCATATATGTCAGTattatcttctctctcttttctgttCTGTTCCAGACATATATTCCACTTCTGGACAGCCTCAATGACTAATCTTGCATCACATTCTGGAGCTGACTCAGCAGAACTGCTTAATCCAGGCACAACAGCCATTGGACCAAGACAAGTTGATGTTTGCAACATATATTGTGTCAAACAACTGGATGGAAAAAATACCATGAAGTGGTATGTTGCCTTTGAAGAGCTGCAATCCACATATAAAGCATTGCCTCCGCAATTGTGGAAAGAAGAAGCAATAGCCCCAGAAAGAAAACTCTTCCTGCCTGTTGCAGCTGCTGCTGCACCACTTACTGTTCCTCTCCATCCATTATTTCCGTTCCTTATCCTACTGACAACAGAAAGTGTAACTGGAGGACCAGCTGCACAAAGGCTCTGTTGATTAGGTGGCCAACTAACTGATGGCTTAGTCAAATTTCTATTCCTGATAGTAGGACTAACATCAGCAGACTGAGATTTTACTGATCCTCCAACAGGATTAATAGCAAACAAATGGCTAGTCCCCCTTGATGAACTGATCATAATCCAGTTACTGTCGTCACTGAAACTGATATCCTGTATGACCTGAAAAGGTTAACCAAAAAACAGATAAGTGCGAGATGAAAACAATGACATATTCAATAAGGAACCTTGAAACATGTATCCTGCACTTACTGCATTTGTGAAACCGCGTTGCAGCCTGTAAAGATGTACATGAGATGCACCTGCAGCAGATGTAGAAGAGCTTCTGTGGAGTCCAGgcattattttgaaaacatttatGTTGTGCCCCTGGACTGATGCGGTAACTAAAAGGGTGCCGCTAAGGTCAAAACATAATGCTGAAATATGACTCTGGTGTGCCCTGAACTGGGCAATCACAACTTTGCTGACAATATCTCTGACAATGACCTGATAATCACTAGAAGACAATAAGAAACATAGGGAAAAATAACtgcgacaaaaaaaaaaaggatcaagcCAATGTCAGTTCATGAATAGCTTCATTTGTGAATACCACAACAGTAAGATCTTGCACATAATAAATTGATACCATGCTCAGAACCAGGAAATGCAAGCCTCACAACAAATTATAAGTATCCATATTACAGGTCACACTTAACAACATCTGTCATACAGCTTTTATTGTGCAATAGAATGCATTCACCTAGGGAAAGAAGCAAAATCAAGTAAAAGTACATGAACTCTAGccaatttgttttgaaaaaaaaaacaagagagaaatGGAGCAGGCATATATATGTGGTTTCAGTAACAAGTAAACACAAAGTTGAGAAATGCATGTACCATTCCGGCATTTTCTGCATCTGCTAATTGGATATTAACAGTCCCATTGCTTTTCGAGGCAGGATTCCCTGATTGCATTGAAGTATTACTATCAGGCAGAAGCTCAGAGCAGTACCTGGACAACTTCTTATATCCCATGTCTCCAAGGGTCACAATCCCAGCAGCAAGTTGCTTGCTTGATTCTTTTGCATAGTAAGCCACCATACTCCCATTTGAAGGGAAATCAGGAGGGCTTGCAGAACGCATTAAATGTTGTGGACTGACACAACCTGAATTTGAGACTACAACCGGACTTCCACTATAAGCAAGCCATCGGGAACCCACAgcaaggggtccataacctatGCCACCAGAACCCGGGCACACCGAAACTATAGGGTTCGTAAGAATGGTATATTCCCTCTCTAGAGTTTCGGTATCAAAGCAGTGTATCTGCAATTTGTACCACTTAACTTTTCACCTGATTAGACAGAAGAAAAGGGTGCTTGAAAACACACATAAGAAATGTACCTGAGCTGCTTGAGCAATAGCGACAACTCGGGAACTGCACCGTACAGAGTAAACAACTGACCCGAACTTTAGCACATGAACATAAGATTGAGATTTAAAGGAATAAAACTGAACAGCAGTAGGCAAAAAACTGCAATCCACTGGATCCTGGCCATTTGGGATGGTCCTATTGGAAGGAGTGGCTACACCATCCTGAATGCTACTACCTGTATAAAGGGACCCATCAGTACAAACTACCAGTAGTGGGTGGCTGTCTGCAAACTTGCCCTGCAACTTCttttttgtgattggttttgGGAGCATTTGCATAAATGAAACCGGACCGTCATGTCTGGAAACTAGGCCTCGGACATTATCTGCATCTTCAACATCCCAAACCTGGAAACCAGACCAGTAAGCCAGCAGGAGAACGTGCCGAATGACATCTCCTTCATCCTCTAACTTGTCAAACCCGGCCCAGTTCACCTACATaaattttacatgaaaatatgATACCAGTTGTCTCCATGACTAAAACTACTATGATGGAAGTAATTAATATTGAAGCTACATGACTAACACCacttcacacaaaatatacaagagagaaagagaacatACAATAATGTAAAGAAGCATGACTAATCCACGTCAATGCAACACAAGATTCAACCATATAATGCATGTCTTGTCCACCATCAATGTGAatttatcaaagaaaaataaaatattgagtcAGAAATTTCCAACTGAATGGCCATGCATTATTATGGCATAATAACACCTCACTCACACCCTTTATGTGCTCATTCAAGCACATCAGAAGTAATTATGCAATCAAAGtaaccccccaaaaaaaaatattcaaatactcATTGCATATACACCATAAATGAACTGATTACTGTAACAAGGACTTCACTTTTTCATAACAATTCCACTTGGGAAAagctaaaaatgttttatatatcTTGAATTGAAAATACTTAAACGAAAACAAACAAACCCATTACACCTCTTACCTGATCATGGCTGGCATCATGATCCCTATCCACAATTGATGACGCCGCCGAGGCCGCAGAGCATGCCACTGTCGATGCCCCCGATGACACGATCCTCAGGTAGCTGGAAATGGCACGAAAAGAGCTCGGCATAAAGCTGTTGGGCCGCCCTGGCTTTGGCACACCACCCTGCTGTTGTTTCTGGCCCTCATTCCTCATTCCAAAAACTAGAGAGAGCAAAATAGCCAATGTccagaaaaccaaaatcaacgATACTCCGATAGTCCTTAATCATAACCCCAAGAATGTTTCTGTTTTCTCTTCGAAGCAAAACCCAAGAAGCAAAGAACCAGTCAAAACTCATTAGCTTAAATTACATTTGTCTCCATTCCGCCCCTTCGCCTCAAACAACAGCATTCATTCCAAATTCAGAAGCACCCACAAATCACACAACCAACATCCACAAAtggattacaaaaaaaatacccacaactttaaaaataaacgctttgatttttgttggcGTTTGCACCTCCAATTCTGTAATAAAACACAATGAAACGACGGAAGTGCTTTTAAGACAACGAAGTTCAAGGATTTGTCTTCATACGCACAAACCCAAAACCAAAGCAGCATAAAAATTGACGGCTTTAATAGCAACGATCTTAGTGGCtaatcacaataaaataatcaacGAAATTTAtacgagagaaaaaaaaattatttgaaatgtgaaaggtttttttatcaataaataagaGTTTTATTGAAGAGCACTAAGCACAGCTTACGTATACGGAACAAATAAACACTGAGCATAATTGATTGGGGAACAAGGATTtgtaaatgattgaaaaaacaaTGATTGCGAGATCGGaggggagagtgagagagtggaTTTGTGCAACGTTTATGTCCCCCGTCTTGTCCAGTCGCAATCTGTCAAACGGTTTTCACTTCCTTTCACCTCTGTATAGACTTGCTGCTTGCACACAACACACCTCTGGCTCTGGTGGATTATGGTTTGATAAAAGTAGAGTCCGATGGAGTTTAGTTTATAAAGGCTTGCCAGTGAAGCCAGGTTTTCTTCTCAACCATTCCGCCCCAGGGTTCGTTTGTTTTTTCAactaatctcaatttattattataattttttttaattttaatataatttataataaataatttaatttttttaaatttttaaataataataataataataattaatattttaataatattttatcatcttaattcaattcaatttaacatctaaatacaaccTATAtctcatattaattatatataaatttttaagataatatcAGTCACAAcaaaatttatgcataaaaaaattttagagttgatatataatttagtttataatttgattttttaaataataaattataattataatttcagatcattaataaaatgagtttattttcgttaaaaaaaaaatcatatatgaaaCACCTCCCGAGATTTTAGCAGTTTCTTGCAATTTAACGCAAAGTCAGAGATCACAAAAAGTACTGAATTAACGTGCCTTTTattctaccattttcattcaATTTCTATTATTGATCTCATATAACTATTTCTTCACGgaataattaaaaagatgaaataaatgacattaaaaattatatagaaaaatagtaGTAATGAATTAGTCtaaataaaattgattattccacattcaattaataaataaaatcataacaatatctatattttataatttaaattaaataattaatatttattttaattgaagtaGAGCCAAATCTTTTATATGATTCATCTggttaaatataaatttataagtatgttaaaagaaaaaaaaaattaaaaatcagtGATATCTAagcttggtttttttattt
This genomic window contains:
- the LOC108993457 gene encoding autophagy-related protein 18f gives rise to the protein MRNEGQKQQQGGVPKPGRPNSFMPSSFRAISSYLRIVSSGASTVACSAASAASSIVDRDHDASHDQVNWAGFDKLEDEGDVIRHVLLLAYWSGFQVWDVEDADNVRGLVSRHDGPVSFMQMLPKPITKKKLQGKFADSHPLLVVCTDGSLYTGSSIQDGVATPSNRTIPNGQDPVDCSFLPTAVQFYSFKSQSYVHVLKFGSVVYSVRCSSRVVAIAQAAQIHCFDTETLEREYTILTNPIVSVCPGSGGIGYGPLAVGSRWLAYSGSPVVVSNSGCVSPQHLMRSASPPDFPSNGSMVAYYAKESSKQLAAGIVTLGDMGYKKLSRYCSELLPDSNTSMQSGNPASKSNGTVNIQLADAENAGMVIVRDIVSKVVIAQFRAHQSHISALCFDLSGTLLVTASVQGHNINVFKIMPGLHRSSSTSAAGASHVHLYRLQRGFTNAVIQDISFSDDSNWIMISSSRGTSHLFAINPVGGSVKSQSADVSPTIRNRNLTKPSVSWPPNQQSLCAAGPPVTLSVVSRIRNGNNGWRGTVSGAAAAATGRKSFLSGAIASSFHNCGGNALYVDCSSSKATYHFMVFFPSSCLTQYMLQTSTCLGPMAVVPGLSSSAESAPECDARLVIEAVQKWNICLEQNRKEREDNTDIYGENQNSDGTRIYFKEVRKGNSIYPEAGDIFTKAKTSSEEKHHFYISEAELQMHEPQALLWAKPEMYFQSMMVEGSKMDEENTSGGEFETERIPTHTIEAR